CCGTGAGAGACACTGCCGTGACCAGGATTCGAACCTGGGTTACTACGGCCACAACGTAGGGTCCTAACCACTAGACGATCACGGCTACCGAGGCGTGTGCTTGCTTATCGTCTGAACAAGCTTTTGTAGTCATCATTGATCAAATTAATTACGCAGTTACATTATTTTGTGGGTtcacataaatatttattaagtATTACAGTTGTCTTCTACTACATTTGTTAATGAGATTCGGAGCATTCCGGTCACTGTTTTGTTTATTCGGATTTTTGCTTTGTGATTTTTAGAGCGGAAGAAGAACGTTGCAGCCGTCTGCGGGAAGAAACGATTACCTTACGGGAAGAGCTTTCTTCTTTGTATTTATCAAGAGATCTGTTAGAACAACAGCGCATTGAATCGGATGGGTTGATGAACATGctcgaaaagcaaaaaattgaGCTGGAGTTCGAGTTGGATCGTGTTACCGGAGAACGCAATGAGATGCATTCTTCTTTGGAGAAACGAAACTCTTCGAATGAACATTTGGAGCAGGAAATACGCCAATTAAAGACTACAGTGGCACAGCTGGATGAAGAACGTGGAAAACTGCGTGCCCAAGCAGGTGACCAGGGCGCCGATTTAGCTTCATTGAAAAAGGAGCTCATCAGTGCAGAGCAGGCACGGCTTGATCTGGATTCGGAAAAGCTTGCCATTAGCGAGCGGCTTAAATGCTTGGaaatggagaaggagaaaatcgAGCAGGAGTTAAGCTGCGTCATAAGGGAACGAAATGACCTCAGCAACCAACTGGCGGCCATCTCTCGTAAAAAGGAATCGATTGGCGAGGAGGTAATGCGCTTGCGGCAGCGACTGGAacaatcgaatgaaatgaacGGTCGACTGAATCGGTCGCTCGAGGAGCTCGTGAAGGAAAGCGAAGAGAAAACAGTGACAATTGAAGGGCACGAGAAGGAGCTACAAAGATTGCAGGTAAGCAATagagaaataaaaagcaaatagACAGCATGGAAAGCAGATAAAAAAAGGTTTCCGTGCGTCggccgggaatcgaacccggatCAACTGCTTGGAAGGCAACTATGCTGACCATTACACCACCGACGCGGATAACGAGGGCGTGCTACATTCACGTTTTCAAAcacatttatgttttctttttcctctttacTGCAGGAACAACTGGCCTCCCTTCGAAGCGAGAAAGAGTCCCTGGAGGCTGTGCTTTTCGATACAAACACATCGCTCGAGGAATCAGAAGCAAAGAAGGATGCGTTGGAGCGCGAGAACCAGGATCTACTAATTAAGCAGGAGTCCCACAAAGCACTCATTGCTCGGTTGAACAAGGATCTCGAAAATGCGGAACGAAGGGCGCAAGACATCAAGATACAGCTTACCAATGCCGCCGCTAATCAAGAAGCTGAATTCCTGCAAAAACTCTCCAGTTTACGAACGTTCAGCGAAGAGAACATCAAGAAACTgaacgaagaaaaggaacaaaTCCGACAGACTTTGGAGAAGCGCATGCAGCAGGCGCTGCAGGCCCTGGAGAACTCTAAAGATATGGAAATTCAGCAGCTCAAGGAACAGTTCGAGTCCCTGCAGCTTCACCTGGAAGCTCTGAATCAGCAACACGAAGAGATTATTTTGCGGGCGGAGAATGAAAAGCAACAGGCGTTACTGATCGCGCACCGCGACAAACAGGCAGTTATAGAAAAGCTTGAAGCGACTGGCCGTGAGCTGAAGAACGAGCTAGAGAATAGCGATAGGTTAAAGCGAGAGATGGCAGCCAAACAGGAAAAGGATCGCACCTCCATTGGTTGCTTACGGGACGAGATTGCAAAGATGCGCACCAAGATGGAGGAGGCACGAATTCGAGGCGAAGAGGAACTTAACCGCCTTGAGGTAGTGGCCGGAGCATTGCGCGAAGAAAAAGATACATTGATCAAAGATGGAGAAGAGCTGAAGGTTCAATTACGCCTCTCGGAGGATCGCTGCGATGCGCTCAACCATCAACTCCAGGACACGCAGCGAAAGCTGAAAGAAGGTGAGTCACTGCAATATCTGATTTCCACAAATTATATAATTTCTTCCCTTATATTTCAGCGGAAAACAGTGGTGATATGACTAGGAAAGATTTAACCGATACAAGGCGCACACTAGCGGACAGTAATATCGAGCGAGACAAATACGCCAACAGTAACAAAGAGCTTCGCGACCATGTGAAGCGTGTTGaagaacaacgacgacagcaggCTCGTGCTATTGAAGATGCAGTTGCGaaaatttcatgtaaattaACCATGTTGTATGCTGTTTATCACTATTCATCTATCGATATCGCACAAATACAATGTACTTGATGATTTCTTTTGATAACAATGTTCCTTTCTCAACAGCACTTGAAGAAATGCGCAACTCCCTGGAGCAGGACAAGGTCCGCCTACAGACCATActgaaggaaacggaaaacaatgtTAGCAAATTGAACCAAGATTTGACAACAGCTCAGTCGGACATCCAGAAGTTCCAAACGGACACCACCCAGAAGGATGCCAGCGAAAAGGAGCTGCAGGCACGGCTTACAAATGAGAGCGAGGAAAAGGATCGCGTCTTGGCGGAACTGCATCAGGTTAAAAAGCAGATGGCCGATCTGGAGGGAACATTGTGTGCGACTCGCCAAGAATTGGGTCGAGCTCGGTGCAAGGCCAATCAGGACGAGCATCGGTTCCACCAGCGTGAGCAGGAACTATGTGGACGAATGGAAGAAGGGCGCGGACGGGAAAAACGACTTGAAGATCAGAAGCACAACCTGGAGGTCTGTCTGGCCGATGCAACTCAGCAAATTCAGGAGCTAAAGGCTCGTCTCGGTGGAGCGGAAGGACGTGTCCGTGCGCTGGATGAGCAATTAATGCAACTTGAGTGTCAGAAGAAAGAGGTCGAAAACAAGCTCAGCTCAATCGGACACACATTGCGCCGTATTGCCGGTATTCAGATGGATGGTTCCGTCAGTTTGCCTTACCGTTTGATGAGCCCATCTCGCCGATACAGTCCGGCTCGTGGCGGTCGCTCGGAGCGCGATGAATATCcaccccatcatcaccatcaccatcatcatcatcagcacggaCACGGTGGTCAGCAACACGAGACTCGTAGCATGTCTGGCGAGAACGTGCTGATCGATGTGGATCCGGAAATGGTTCGTAAGGGCGTGCGTACACTGATGCAACAGATTGCGCACATCGAGCGCGAACGGGATGATTACAAGGTTCAGCTGTGTACAGCTCGCAACCAACTGCAAGAAGCCAACGATGGGCAGCTGCGCTTGGAAACGAAAATCAACAAACTGCAACAGCACAATCGAGCGATTCACGAGGACAAAACCAATCTGGAAGCACGCTTAGCACAAAAAACGACCACCTTACAATCGGTTGAGGAAACACTGCGCCAAAAGTCCGATGAACTGGCGTCCGTACGAGAGAAAGCGGCCCAACTGGAACAATCGCTGGGTAGCACTAGCGAAGAGAAGGCACACCTGGAAGAACGGTTGGAAAAGTGTCGTCAAACAGGAGCCCGACTCGAATCGGATAAGCGGCACTTGCAAGATGAGTTGGGACGTACCGAAGGGCGCGCTTCGAAACTGGACTTACAGCGTGTCGCGCTGGAAGGAGATATTCAGCGACTGCAGATGGCGATGCAGGAAAAAGATTGCACCATACGCAATCAGCAGGAGCGGCTAGAAAACCAGCAGCGCTCACTGACGCAGTTAGAGGATCGTTGTGTAGCCCTCAAGAGTACGGTAGATCAGCTGAAAGAACGTCTGCAAGCCGCTGCAATTACGGAGACCGAATTACGGGGCGAGATTGCTGGGCTTCATCGTCACAATGCCGATCAGGGCCATACGTTCGCGCTTGGCCAGGATAAGTTGAAACAGTTGCAGAAATCCCTCACCAACAGTGAGAATGAGCGACGTGTGCTAGCCGAACGGTTAGATGCTGCACAGCATTCTATCAACGAGTTGCGCCGGGATCAGCAGGCCTCGCAGGATAGTACTACAAGATTGCAAGAGCAACTGGCAGAGTGCGAAGTTCAAAAATCTACCCTAGAGAGCCAGCTAAGATTGGCCAAGTGGAATCAGGAAACAAATGAGCAGCTtgccgccaccggtggtaTTGGATCTGGTGCTGGAGGTACATCAGGCGGCGGCGATCAAGAGCTGACTCGACAAGTGCTTAGTCTGCAGCGTGATCGTACAGAGTTGCGAAATAAGTTGGAAGCAATGAGTGAGAAGATCCGCACACTGGAACACGAGAAGCGAACCTTGGttaacggtggtggtaacaACAGTAAGTTCGCTACGAACCATTCATTGTATGACCGTTCGGAGAAAAAGGGTGCAGAATATGATTCCAACCGTTTGGAC
The sequence above is a segment of the Anopheles darlingi chromosome 2, idAnoDarlMG_H_01, whole genome shotgun sequence genome. Coding sequences within it:
- the LOC125947882 gene encoding rootletin — translated: MHLLAFVARSRLQLVSKAVRSSSSSRQMSTEPRQDHLRIGSHDVHFVEAGQGSRGLILLPGALGTAWTDFKPQIEKLPTLLPQHKLIAWDPPGYGKSRPPEKRFSLDFFEQDAAAAHELMQKLGFDRYSIAGWSDGGITGMIQAANHPDRVEKLIIWGSNSYISDAETKIYEDIRDVSKWSARMREPMEKVYGVEYFPKLWSAWVDGLLQIHKQCEGDICSRKLSKIKAPTLIVHGAKDPMIIPEHVPYLLNNIKNSDIHVFPEGKHNIHLRFADEFNKLLNGKDCAPSVGLRGSEGGIGYGGSSDRTKKPFSRPFNKSRLETSTTSTVVTSGVPGTGPPIVGKMASSSSSGGTGPTTADTSALMRQNNELRHRLQEEANNYRRRLDTYKQAQNNQAALVSRLQAKVLQYKQRCTDLEQLGPTAGVCTGGSSATRYHGGGTGSREPSPTSRHHIGHHGGPSSPSDGGGGICKAVDAGPLSLPPASCPVARERARSRSRSQSPCRKYSEGSHDEIRHQLDEERRRCEKLLVENSCLRQQLEESHRTNEALTNDLQKLTNDWENLRDELLSKEDEWKEEEQAFNDYYNNEHTRLLKMWRDVVQVRRLFNEMTSTTKVELSRMHLELSGACREVSGACSGVSVNLKQSSKFEEAQQMHIERENLELKSQLSELRAQFEASKQEINQREQRLQQMSQELKILDERYVQADSQAVQAHRMNDEVERLQSALRDIAHAVVQDAEVSASANDMAEGGHSSQHLHLSQPITSGIAPTVPRSPKRNSGIGMGGGSGGLRTSQAFAEGTISAVQAALHKYQLAIHDLQVKLQTNNDALKATKKQFENCDQTRSVLSGKVSELTEKLDSANHQLSELYKERDSLQKTLDGLRSDKHTVERGKAELNSIVDSLNTDYEKLQNVNSKLQKMYDSLEEDKKMIEMELQRVHKDKDLQELSLRAEEERCSRLREETITLREELSSLYLSRDLLEQQRIESDGLMNMLEKQKIELEFELDRVTGERNEMHSSLEKRNSSNEHLEQEIRQLKTTVAQLDEERGKLRAQAGDQGADLASLKKELISAEQARLDLDSEKLAISERLKCLEMEKEKIEQELSCVIRERNDLSNQLAAISRKKESIGEEVMRLRQRLEQSNEMNGRLNRSLEELVKESEEKTVTIEGHEKELQRLQEQLASLRSEKESLEAVLFDTNTSLEESEAKKDALERENQDLLIKQESHKALIARLNKDLENAERRAQDIKIQLTNAAANQEAEFLQKLSSLRTFSEENIKKLNEEKEQIRQTLEKRMQQALQALENSKDMEIQQLKEQFESLQLHLEALNQQHEEIILRAENEKQQALLIAHRDKQAVIEKLEATGRELKNELENSDRLKREMAAKQEKDRTSIGCLRDEIAKMRTKMEEARIRGEEELNRLEVVAGALREEKDTLIKDGEELKVQLRLSEDRCDALNHQLQDTQRKLKEAENSGDMTRKDLTDTRRTLADSNIERDKYANSNKELRDHVKRVEEQRRQQARAIEDAVAKISSLEEMRNSLEQDKVRLQTILKETENNVSKLNQDLTTAQSDIQKFQTDTTQKDASEKELQARLTNESEEKDRVLAELHQVKKQMADLEGTLCATRQELGRARCKANQDEHRFHQREQELCGRMEEGRGREKRLEDQKHNLEVCLADATQQIQELKARLGGAEGRVRALDEQLMQLECQKKEVENKLSSIGHTLRRIAGIQMDGSVSLPYRLMSPSRRYSPARGGRSERDEYPPHHHHHHHHHQHGHGGQQHETRSMSGENVLIDVDPEMVRKGVRTLMQQIAHIERERDDYKVQLCTARNQLQEANDGQLRLETKINKLQQHNRAIHEDKTNLEARLAQKTTTLQSVEETLRQKSDELASVREKAAQLEQSLGSTSEEKAHLEERLEKCRQTGARLESDKRHLQDELGRTEGRASKLDLQRVALEGDIQRLQMAMQEKDCTIRNQQERLENQQRSLTQLEDRCVALKSTVDQLKERLQAAAITETELRGEIAGLHRHNADQGHTFALGQDKLKQLQKSLTNSENERRVLAERLDAAQHSINELRRDQQASQDSTTRLQEQLAECEVQKSTLESQLRLAKWNQETNEQLAATGGIGSGAGGTSGGGDQELTRQVLSLQRDRTELRNKLEAMSEKIRTLEHEKRTLVNGGGNNSKFATNHSLYDRSEKKGAEYDSNRLDSSVNLDSASVRFSCGLDHAQIEQESRDLRMKIRRLETMLAEKEAELARSKAKLLESPSKSSSLGGGGDVERYRSAQVQAERLLDAREQSHRQQVTRLENQISMLREQLAQEAKRRQQYILRSSRAGREMQQLRQTIGDSLRNVAQDPLDPSLLESEARRLDSAVSMSLPPSTSVGREFNRSLSPTYR